One stretch of Leptospira mtsangambouensis DNA includes these proteins:
- a CDS encoding helix-turn-helix domain-containing protein, protein MVREKGKPARGVLRQTKADQVAKHNRFFANEKLDFFIEHYWTVSWDLTNQKPYLAETLPYPSIHIVFEKDNSKVFGVTKGRFSTLLQGKGSVFGIKFRPGGFYPFFKKSVSILTDKKLPLSILSNEEILNLENKIFNLEEETSRVELVETWLEKILTNPDPKIPFLNGIIDKIKEDRGIQSVDQIVKLTSMNLRSLQRLFRDYVGVSPKWVIQRFRIQEVAERIEKEKSIHYAEMALDLGYYDQAHFIRDFKKTIGLSPEEYLKTIL, encoded by the coding sequence ATGGTCAGAGAAAAAGGAAAACCGGCACGAGGAGTTTTACGCCAAACCAAGGCCGATCAGGTCGCAAAACACAACCGGTTTTTTGCCAATGAAAAACTAGATTTTTTTATAGAGCATTATTGGACTGTTAGTTGGGACTTAACCAACCAAAAACCTTATCTTGCAGAAACGCTACCTTACCCAAGCATTCACATTGTATTTGAAAAAGATAATTCAAAAGTTTTTGGAGTCACTAAAGGTAGATTTTCTACCTTATTACAAGGAAAAGGTTCTGTCTTTGGAATCAAATTTCGTCCCGGTGGATTTTATCCTTTTTTTAAAAAATCAGTTTCTATTCTCACTGACAAAAAATTACCTCTATCGATTCTCTCCAATGAAGAAATCTTAAACCTTGAAAACAAAATTTTTAACTTAGAAGAAGAAACAAGTCGAGTCGAATTGGTTGAAACTTGGTTAGAAAAAATTCTAACCAATCCAGATCCAAAAATCCCTTTTCTCAATGGAATCATAGATAAAATCAAAGAAGATCGAGGGATACAATCGGTAGACCAAATTGTAAAATTGACTTCGATGAACCTTCGAAGTTTACAAAGACTATTTCGAGATTATGTGGGAGTTAGTCCAAAATGGGTGATCCAAAGATTCCGCATCCAAGAAGTAGCAGAACGAATTGAAAAAGAAAAATCAATCCATTATGCAGAAATGGCTTTGGATTTAGGATATTACGATCAGGCACATTTTATAAGAGATTTTAAGAAAACGATTGGATTAAGTCCTGAGGAATATTTGAAAACAATTTTATAA
- a CDS encoding SRPBCC family protein, whose amino-acid sequence MNTTNQLNHNLHLHLTKTIHSSLEKVWEILTSPKYIKEYLYGTEAISEWKEGSSLIFKGVWEGTPYEEKGTILKFQSPHTFKYSYFTAFFGLPDQPENYSIIENHLEEKNGIVTIRLTQTGFTAEDKLKHSEESWNQCLEIIKEIAEKR is encoded by the coding sequence ATGAATACAACAAATCAATTGAATCACAATTTACATTTGCATCTGACAAAAACCATACATTCTAGTTTGGAAAAAGTTTGGGAGATACTTACATCCCCTAAATACATCAAAGAATATTTGTATGGAACTGAGGCGATTTCAGAATGGAAAGAAGGAAGTTCTCTTATATTCAAAGGAGTGTGGGAAGGAACACCTTATGAAGAAAAAGGAACCATTCTTAAATTCCAATCCCCTCATACATTCAAATATTCTTATTTTACTGCTTTTTTTGGATTACCGGATCAACCTGAAAACTATTCGATCATTGAAAATCATTTGGAAGAGAAAAACGGAATTGTGACAATTCGTTTAACGCAAACTGGATTTACCGCAGAGGACAAATTGAAACATTCGGAAGAAAGTTGGAACCAATGTTTGGAGATCATAAAAGAAATCGCTGAGAAAAGATAA
- a CDS encoding SRPBCC family protein has translation MNSEQITIQSTIQANSKKVWDDYTKPEHIIHWNFASDDWQCPWAKNDLRVGGKYSARMEAKDGSFGFEFEATYDKVIDQKLISYTMEDGRKASVTFESLENKTQVTIIFDAEDQNPIEMQRGGWQAILDNFKKYVESN, from the coding sequence ATGAACTCCGAGCAAATTACCATTCAATCAACAATACAAGCAAACTCCAAAAAAGTTTGGGACGATTACACCAAACCGGAACATATCATCCATTGGAACTTTGCTTCTGACGATTGGCAATGCCCTTGGGCCAAAAATGATTTACGAGTTGGTGGTAAATACAGTGCAAGAATGGAAGCAAAAGATGGAAGTTTTGGTTTCGAGTTCGAAGCCACTTATGACAAAGTAATCGATCAAAAATTAATCAGTTATACAATGGAAGATGGTAGAAAAGCCAGTGTAACATTTGAATCTTTGGAAAACAAAACACAAGTCACCATCATATTTGATGCTGAAGACCAAAATCCCATTGAAATGCAAAGGGGAGGTTGGCAGGCAATCCTCGATAACTTTAAGAAGTATGTAGAGTCCAATTGA
- a CDS encoding ATP-binding protein encodes MPPLNAFTRNFIREISVQILVFGFYLFAGKLSLNLSSIDGYSTPVWPPAGLALGFVLLFGKKVWLALFLGAYFTNTNYLPTTETLVQFLISNPQNITISFGNSSAALMGAHFLKKYSNPNLNIFQAHEILIFFIIAGPVNALISSIIGSLSLLYFKIIYFEFLFQTWLTWWMGDSIGIIIFTPLMILIWKWYRGEEKLLRLIIFASATMSTFVFTLSIFFVTKNWEKEFIKYRIKSDGQIISTGIENQFLETLRVVKALGAFLSLTEHLNRQNFDQFSKEIIEDANGVAALSWDPLINHSSRLMNERTLKIDYPESKGIYEKEEERIFPAKEKSDYVFIRYIYPFSENKHAIGFNLLSDPTREKALFSATERQGIEITGKINLVQNVENNLGFLVFYPVTRLNREYGFAVAAVRIATIMNNAVIGNDQNHLCIRIEEASEPSHIEIFSKDCSNTDEKIFSEFSYEHPITIGSHVLNIKTIATKKYFQMNLTNASRFLLIVSSLLTGLLGILILIIMGKEKSIQDIVEKRTFELEKANRVKSEFLANMSHEIRTPMNGVLGMLTLLEQTKIDFEQRDYLDNAKKSVLSLLTIINDILDVSKLENKKLEILPKPTDINKLCKDVVQLFLADAIKKNLEFHINLSGLDSDLHILIDENRLRQILINLIANALKFTSEGSVSLNVSLSNDQKFLIFIVKDTGIGISDENIHKLFNRFVQLEDSRTKKFEGSGLGLYISKQLVNLMGGEIKVHSHLNEGSSFQFTIPFEKTDQRETTAENDNAKVINPDQKYHILVAEDNLLNQKFILKIFQKENVEVSLASNGEEVIHLLDASLGHLENRYDIILMDIQMPVLDGMEATKLIRKRDDSYRDIPIIAITANSMDSQLNEYLENGMNGYVKKPIILSELLTTIYKNLN; translated from the coding sequence ATGCCTCCCTTGAATGCATTCACCAGAAATTTCATTCGGGAAATCAGTGTACAAATTCTGGTATTTGGATTCTATTTATTTGCAGGAAAATTAAGTCTCAATCTTTCCTCTATTGATGGATACAGCACGCCGGTTTGGCCACCGGCAGGTTTGGCACTTGGGTTTGTGTTGTTGTTTGGTAAAAAAGTCTGGCTCGCTTTATTTCTGGGGGCTTACTTTACCAACACGAACTATCTCCCTACAACGGAGACTTTGGTTCAGTTTTTAATTTCAAATCCACAAAACATAACGATTTCATTTGGAAATTCCTCTGCTGCTTTAATGGGTGCTCACTTTTTAAAAAAGTATTCCAACCCAAATTTAAATATCTTCCAAGCTCATGAAATTTTAATCTTTTTTATCATTGCAGGTCCAGTCAACGCTCTCATTTCATCTATCATCGGAAGTTTGTCTTTATTATATTTTAAAATCATCTACTTCGAATTTTTATTTCAAACTTGGCTTACTTGGTGGATGGGTGACTCGATTGGAATTATTATTTTTACTCCACTAATGATATTGATTTGGAAATGGTATCGAGGTGAAGAAAAATTATTAAGACTGATTATTTTTGCTTCAGCAACGATGAGTACATTTGTTTTTACTCTATCTATTTTTTTTGTTACGAAAAATTGGGAAAAAGAATTTATTAAGTATAGGATCAAATCTGATGGACAAATTATTTCAACAGGAATTGAAAATCAATTTTTAGAAACATTAAGAGTTGTAAAAGCATTGGGAGCTTTTTTATCACTTACCGAACATCTAAATCGTCAAAATTTTGACCAATTCTCGAAAGAGATTATAGAAGATGCAAATGGTGTAGCTGCATTGTCCTGGGATCCTTTGATTAATCATTCTTCACGTTTGATGAATGAAAGAACATTGAAGATAGATTATCCAGAATCCAAAGGAATCTATGAAAAAGAGGAGGAAAGAATCTTTCCCGCAAAAGAAAAATCCGATTATGTTTTCATTCGCTACATTTATCCATTCTCAGAAAATAAACATGCTATTGGGTTTAATTTATTATCTGATCCAACAAGAGAAAAGGCATTGTTTAGTGCCACAGAAAGGCAAGGGATTGAAATTACAGGAAAAATCAATCTTGTCCAAAACGTAGAAAACAATTTAGGATTTTTGGTTTTTTATCCAGTGACAAGGTTGAATCGAGAATATGGATTTGCAGTGGCAGCGGTTCGGATCGCCACCATTATGAATAATGCCGTCATTGGAAATGACCAAAACCATTTATGTATTAGAATCGAAGAGGCAAGTGAACCAAGTCATATTGAAATATTTTCCAAGGATTGTTCCAATACAGACGAAAAAATTTTTTCAGAGTTTTCGTATGAACATCCAATCACAATCGGTTCTCATGTATTAAATATCAAAACCATTGCCACTAAAAAATACTTTCAAATGAATCTTACCAATGCTTCACGATTTCTTTTGATCGTATCTTCATTGTTAACAGGGTTACTTGGAATTTTAATCCTAATCATTATGGGAAAAGAAAAAAGTATCCAAGACATAGTTGAAAAAAGAACTTTTGAATTAGAAAAAGCCAATCGTGTAAAATCTGAATTTTTAGCAAATATGAGCCATGAAATCCGCACTCCAATGAATGGAGTGTTAGGAATGTTGACATTACTGGAACAAACAAAAATAGATTTTGAACAACGAGATTATTTAGATAATGCAAAAAAGTCTGTTTTGTCACTTTTGACAATCATCAATGATATTTTAGATGTTTCTAAGTTAGAAAATAAAAAGTTAGAGATCCTTCCAAAACCAACGGATATAAACAAATTATGTAAAGATGTGGTTCAGCTATTTTTAGCGGATGCAATCAAAAAGAATTTAGAGTTTCATATTAATTTATCTGGATTGGATTCTGATTTACATATATTGATTGATGAAAATAGACTTCGCCAAATATTGATTAACCTAATTGCAAACGCATTGAAGTTTACTTCGGAAGGTTCCGTAAGTCTAAATGTTTCATTGAGCAACGATCAGAAATTTCTTATATTTATAGTGAAAGACACTGGAATAGGAATTTCTGATGAAAACATTCATAAACTGTTTAATCGTTTTGTCCAATTAGAGGATTCACGCACTAAAAAATTTGAAGGTTCTGGACTTGGATTGTACATTTCCAAACAACTTGTAAACTTGATGGGCGGAGAAATTAAAGTTCATAGTCATTTGAATGAAGGTTCCAGTTTCCAATTTACAATTCCATTTGAAAAAACGGACCAAAGAGAAACAACTGCTGAAAATGATAATGCCAAGGTAATTAACCCTGATCAAAAATATCATATTTTGGTCGCAGAAGATAACTTATTAAACCAAAAATTTATTCTTAAAATATTCCAAAAGGAAAATGTTGAAGTCAGCCTTGCATCAAACGGAGAAGAAGTAATACATCTGTTAGATGCATCTCTTGGTCACTTGGAAAATCGGTATGATATTATTCTCATGGACATTCAGATGCCGGTACTTGATGGAATGGAGGCCACTAAACTCATTCGCAAACGAGATGATTCTTATCGTGACATCCCTATCATTGCGATTACTGCAAATAGTATGGATTCCCAATTGAATGAATATCTTGAAAATGGAATGAATGGTTATGTAAAAAAACCAATCATTCTTTCTGAACTTTTGACAACGATATATAAAAATTTGAATTAA
- a CDS encoding ribonucleotide-diphosphate reductase subunit beta, with product MDYQSEVLLKENKDRFVILPIKFPKIWEMYKKQQASFWTAEEIDLSGDLDDWNSLTNNERFFLSNVLAFFAASDGIVNENLAVNFMREVQLPEVRCFYGFQIMMENIHSETYSLLIDTYIKDPKEKNRLFHSIETIPAVQKKSEWALRWIGEGNFAERLLAFAAVEGIFFSGSFCAIFWMKKRGLLPGLSFSNELISRDEALHCEFACILFKMINEKPSAERVYEIFTDAVNIEKEFITESLSVDLIGMNAKLMQQYIEFVADRWLIELGFEKLYYSSNPFDFMEMISLEGKTNFFEKRVGEYQKAGVLNSEQGFTFSLNEDF from the coding sequence ATGGATTACCAATCAGAAGTTTTATTAAAAGAAAATAAGGATCGATTTGTGATCCTTCCCATTAAGTTTCCTAAAATTTGGGAGATGTATAAAAAACAACAGGCATCCTTTTGGACGGCAGAAGAAATCGATTTGAGTGGAGATTTGGATGATTGGAATTCCTTAACAAACAACGAAAGATTTTTTTTAAGTAATGTTTTGGCATTTTTTGCCGCAAGTGATGGAATCGTAAACGAAAACTTAGCCGTAAATTTTATGCGTGAAGTCCAACTTCCTGAAGTTAGGTGCTTTTACGGTTTTCAAATTATGATGGAAAATATCCACTCTGAAACCTATTCGCTTTTGATTGATACATACATCAAAGATCCAAAAGAAAAAAATAGATTATTTCATTCGATAGAAACTATTCCAGCCGTTCAAAAAAAATCAGAATGGGCCTTACGTTGGATTGGTGAAGGGAATTTTGCGGAACGACTCCTTGCCTTTGCGGCTGTGGAAGGAATCTTTTTTAGTGGGAGTTTTTGTGCTATTTTTTGGATGAAAAAAAGGGGACTTCTCCCAGGCCTTAGTTTTTCCAATGAACTGATCAGTCGCGATGAAGCCTTACATTGTGAGTTTGCTTGTATCCTATTTAAAATGATCAATGAAAAACCAAGTGCTGAACGAGTGTATGAAATTTTTACTGATGCAGTCAATATAGAAAAAGAATTTATCACCGAATCTTTGTCAGTTGATCTAATTGGGATGAATGCGAAACTCATGCAACAATACATTGAATTTGTGGCGGATCGTTGGCTCATTGAACTTGGATTTGAAAAACTATATTATTCCTCCAATCCTTTCGATTTTATGGAGATGATCTCCTTGGAAGGCAAAACAAATTTTTTTGAAAAACGAGTGGGTGAATACCAAAAGGCTGGTGTTTTAAATTCGGAACAAGGTTTTACATTCTCTTTGAATGAAGATTTTTAA
- a CDS encoding ribonucleoside-diphosphate reductase subunit alpha, protein MFVIKRNGKSESVKFDKVTARIEKLSYGLSRLVSPIDVAKKVIEGIYDGVSTSELDNLAAEIAASLTTKHPDYALLASRIAVSNLHKNTTKSFSETMEQLYSYIDPKTNKQMPLIADDVWEIIKKHSELLDSSIIYDRDFGFDYFGFRTLEKSYLLKLNGKIVERPQHMYMRVALGIHKHRIDEVIKTYHLMSERWFTHATPTLFNAGTPKPQMSSCFLLTMKDDSIDGIYDTLKQTAKISQSAGGIGLSIHNIRATGSYIGGTNGTSNGIIPMLRVFNDTARYVDQGGGKRKGAFAIYLEPWHADIFPFLELKKNHGKEEMRARDLFFALWISDLFMKRVEEGGDWSLFCPNEAPGLSEVYGEKFVSLYEQYEREGRARSKVKAQDLWFAIVESQIETGTPYLLYKDAANAKSNQKNLGTIKSSNLCTEILEFTSPEEVAVCNLASVALPKFVSEGKFLFDKLYEIVYQMTVNLNRIIDENYYPVPEAKNSNLKHRPIGIGVQGLADVFILLRMPYESEVAKNLNIEIFETIYFAAMTASKDIAKEEGAYPSFLGSPLSEGIFQFDLWNVKPTGRWDFELLRKEVLQYGTRNSLLVAPMPTASTSQILGNNECFEPYTSNIYSRRVLSGEFIIVNKHLLHDLIELGLWNSEMKNQIIAAGGSIQSIPSIPDSIKEIYKTVWEMKQRSLIDMARDRGAFICQSQSLNLFVENPTVSKLTSMHFYAWKQGLKTGMYYLRTKAASQAIQFTIEKEQIQKTKEFVSNSSQANKKEVESEFVGEACSMEEGCLVCGS, encoded by the coding sequence ATGTTTGTAATCAAAAGAAATGGAAAAAGTGAATCGGTAAAGTTTGATAAAGTGACGGCCAGGATTGAAAAGTTATCCTATGGTCTCAGTCGTTTGGTCAGTCCCATTGATGTTGCCAAAAAAGTCATCGAAGGAATTTATGATGGTGTTAGCACTTCGGAACTTGACAATTTGGCCGCGGAAATTGCCGCATCTCTCACCACCAAACATCCAGACTACGCACTTCTTGCGAGTCGTATTGCTGTGAGTAACCTACACAAAAACACAACCAAATCCTTTTCGGAAACGATGGAACAGTTGTATTCCTATATCGATCCAAAAACAAATAAACAGATGCCTCTCATTGCAGATGATGTTTGGGAGATTATCAAAAAACATTCGGAACTTTTGGATAGTTCCATTATTTATGATAGAGATTTTGGATTTGATTATTTTGGATTCCGTACATTAGAAAAATCCTATTTATTAAAACTAAACGGCAAAATCGTAGAACGCCCACAACATATGTATATGAGAGTGGCGCTTGGAATCCACAAACATAGAATTGACGAAGTCATTAAAACATATCATTTAATGAGCGAACGTTGGTTCACTCATGCCACTCCGACACTGTTTAATGCAGGAACTCCGAAACCACAAATGAGTAGCTGTTTTCTTTTGACCATGAAGGACGATAGCATCGATGGAATTTATGATACTCTCAAACAAACTGCAAAAATATCCCAAAGTGCTGGTGGGATTGGATTATCCATCCATAATATCAGAGCTACTGGTTCTTATATTGGTGGTACGAATGGAACTAGTAATGGAATCATTCCCATGTTACGGGTGTTTAATGATACGGCCCGTTATGTAGACCAAGGTGGTGGGAAACGTAAAGGAGCATTTGCCATTTATTTGGAACCTTGGCATGCAGATATTTTTCCATTTTTGGAATTAAAGAAAAATCATGGCAAAGAAGAAATGCGGGCTCGTGATTTGTTTTTTGCCCTTTGGATTTCGGATCTATTTATGAAACGAGTGGAAGAGGGTGGCGACTGGAGTTTGTTTTGTCCCAATGAAGCCCCAGGTTTATCGGAAGTTTATGGAGAAAAGTTTGTTTCTTTATATGAACAGTATGAAAGAGAGGGGCGAGCCAGGTCCAAAGTCAAAGCACAAGACCTTTGGTTTGCTATCGTTGAATCTCAAATTGAAACAGGAACACCTTATTTATTGTACAAAGATGCGGCCAATGCAAAAAGTAATCAGAAAAATTTAGGAACTATCAAAAGTAGTAATCTTTGTACAGAAATTTTAGAATTCACTAGTCCAGAGGAAGTTGCAGTTTGTAATTTGGCTTCAGTCGCCTTGCCAAAGTTTGTTTCTGAAGGTAAGTTTTTATTCGACAAGTTATATGAAATTGTCTATCAGATGACGGTGAATTTGAATCGTATCATTGATGAAAATTATTACCCAGTCCCCGAAGCAAAAAATTCTAATTTGAAACATCGTCCCATTGGGATTGGTGTCCAAGGTCTTGCCGATGTTTTTATCCTACTTCGTATGCCTTATGAGAGCGAGGTCGCAAAAAACCTAAATATTGAAATTTTTGAAACCATATACTTTGCAGCCATGACTGCAAGTAAAGACATTGCCAAAGAAGAAGGAGCATATCCAAGTTTTCTTGGTTCTCCACTTTCCGAAGGAATTTTTCAATTTGATTTATGGAATGTCAAACCAACAGGTCGATGGGATTTCGAATTATTGCGGAAAGAAGTGCTCCAATATGGAACACGGAATTCTCTCCTTGTCGCTCCGATGCCCACCGCATCCACTTCTCAAATTTTAGGAAACAATGAATGTTTTGAACCTTATACTTCCAATATTTATTCGAGACGAGTCCTCAGTGGCGAATTTATCATTGTAAACAAACATTTGTTACATGATTTGATCGAACTAGGACTTTGGAATTCGGAGATGAAAAACCAAATCATAGCAGCAGGAGGTAGCATCCAATCCATTCCTTCCATTCCCGATTCCATCAAAGAAATTTACAAAACTGTTTGGGAAATGAAACAAAGATCTCTCATTGATATGGCAAGAGATAGAGGTGCTTTTATCTGCCAGTCCCAGTCCTTAAATTTGTTTGTGGAAAATCCAACTGTATCCAAACTCACTTCCATGCATTTTTACGCTTGGAAACAAGGGTTAAAAACAGGGATGTATTATCTACGAACCAAAGCGGCTTCGCAGGCCATCCAATTCACAATTGAAAAAGAACAAATCCAAAAAACAAAAGAATTTGTCTCTAATTCATCGCAAGCTAACAAAAAAGAGGTGGAATCTGAGTTTGTGGGTGAGGCCTGTTCTATGGAAGAAGGTTGCCTTGTGTGCGGAAGTTAA
- a CDS encoding calcium:proton antiporter: protein MANSKTITSNDWLSYTSFLVLVFAMVAPIGEGLLIAFAVVFLAVGISSAVHSAEVIAERVGPALGTLILAISVTVIEVALIVSLMSNDTADSPQIARDTVFAALMIVTNGIIGICILLGGLKHKELGFQLVGTTALLGVLAVLSTLTLILPLYTTSTNKGTYSAGQLIFVSLASLVLYGSLVWSQTKSHKNFFSASEGEMAPVEASHTRPSQKRAITSFISLLFSLFAVVGLSKILSPTIESTIAALGAPKAVVGIVIAILVLAPETLAAMNAAKINELQTSLNLALGSGAASIALTIPAVSLYSLLFDKPLTLGLDTKGIVFLMVTFLAGSFTFGSGRTTSLHGLIHLVIMASFLAISLMP from the coding sequence ATGGCAAATTCAAAAACGATCACATCCAATGACTGGCTCTCCTATACTTCCTTTTTGGTATTGGTATTTGCTATGGTCGCACCCATTGGCGAAGGACTTCTCATCGCATTCGCTGTTGTTTTTTTAGCAGTTGGTATCTCCAGTGCCGTTCACAGCGCTGAGGTCATAGCGGAACGAGTGGGCCCAGCACTTGGAACTTTGATTTTGGCAATTTCTGTAACAGTGATCGAAGTGGCACTCATTGTCAGCCTTATGAGTAATGACACAGCAGACTCACCACAAATTGCAAGGGATACCGTTTTTGCAGCGCTTATGATTGTCACTAATGGAATCATAGGCATCTGTATTTTGTTAGGTGGACTAAAACATAAGGAACTTGGATTCCAATTGGTGGGCACAACTGCTTTGCTTGGCGTTTTGGCAGTACTTTCCACACTTACATTAATTTTACCTTTATACACAACATCTACTAACAAAGGGACTTATAGTGCAGGACAACTCATCTTTGTATCGTTAGCCTCTCTTGTTTTGTACGGTTCCCTTGTATGGTCACAAACAAAATCACATAAAAATTTTTTTTCTGCCTCTGAAGGAGAGATGGCTCCCGTAGAGGCCTCACATACAAGACCAAGTCAAAAAAGGGCCATCACTAGTTTTATTTCTCTTTTATTTTCTCTTTTCGCAGTCGTTGGTTTATCAAAAATTCTTAGCCCGACAATCGAAAGCACTATTGCTGCGTTAGGCGCTCCCAAAGCAGTGGTAGGGATTGTGATTGCCATTCTTGTTTTGGCTCCAGAAACATTGGCAGCAATGAATGCCGCAAAAATCAATGAACTACAAACTAGTTTGAACTTAGCGTTGGGATCAGGAGCTGCCAGTATTGCCCTAACCATACCGGCGGTTAGCCTTTATTCGTTGTTATTTGATAAACCATTAACCCTTGGATTAGATACCAAAGGAATTGTATTTTTAATGGTAACCTTTCTTGCAGGGAGTTTTACCTTTGGATCGGGAAGGACCACATCTCTTCATGGACTCATTCATTTAGTGATTATGGCATCCTTTTTAGCAATTTCACTTATGCCATAA
- a CDS encoding beta-propeller fold lactonase family protein yields MVCLFSFNACLLNPIVHNLLFPEKDPSSKSLFGLLALLASSNQVVELNHTWAGIRKGDSLQLEAQYFSYGNKTDSTFQWSSSNNSVATVDANGLVQSIGNGKVWITATAADGWTSASSDITVYTGYVYMSFDLNDSVGRLVMDNTNGQLLNPVTYTAGDGPTGIGVDPTGKYLYAANLYSGNFSQFLINQSTGVLTANSIPTYPAGTAPRNLVITPDGRFLYLASEGNREIRVFAINADGTLSFLSAYPTVVPHNVIQISRNGNFIFYNSPNLTEIVSYRINYNDGSLTQVGISPSFPNGGSGFISTHPNGKYLYVASSPTVTVLSFDGNTGQMGFVDSVFHGLSINGTAIHPSGSFFYLVHINEGEISCYTVERNSGKISLSSKLSGLVTNLRYMVIDPTGRFAYVAYNGGDLNLFSINQTTGELTLMGTVNPGFPQWNLTFL; encoded by the coding sequence TTGGTTTGTCTTTTTTCGTTCAACGCCTGTCTTCTCAATCCAATTGTTCATAACCTTCTTTTTCCAGAAAAAGATCCTTCTTCCAAATCTTTGTTTGGTCTTTTGGCCTTACTTGCCAGTTCCAACCAGGTAGTCGAACTCAACCATACTTGGGCTGGGATTCGCAAAGGGGACAGTTTACAACTGGAAGCACAGTACTTTTCGTACGGTAATAAAACAGACTCAACTTTTCAGTGGTCCAGTAGCAACAACTCAGTTGCCACAGTGGATGCTAATGGTTTGGTCCAAAGCATTGGCAATGGAAAGGTTTGGATCACTGCCACTGCTGCCGATGGATGGACCAGTGCTAGCTCCGATATTACTGTGTATACCGGTTATGTATATATGAGTTTTGATTTGAATGATTCTGTTGGCCGTTTGGTGATGGATAATACCAATGGGCAGTTATTAAACCCAGTGACCTATACTGCGGGTGATGGCCCTACTGGAATAGGGGTTGATCCAACGGGAAAGTACTTATATGCTGCAAACTTATACAGTGGGAATTTCTCCCAATTTTTAATCAACCAGAGTACGGGTGTTCTCACTGCAAATTCTATCCCCACATATCCTGCGGGAACGGCGCCGAGAAATTTGGTAATCACGCCTGATGGAAGGTTTTTATACCTTGCATCGGAAGGCAACAGGGAGATTCGTGTTTTTGCAATCAATGCTGATGGCACTCTTAGTTTTCTTTCTGCCTACCCAACTGTTGTTCCCCATAACGTGATTCAAATTTCACGCAATGGGAATTTTATCTTTTATAACAGTCCTAACTTAACAGAAATTGTTTCTTATCGAATCAACTATAATGATGGAAGTTTAACTCAAGTAGGAATTAGCCCAAGTTTTCCCAATGGCGGTTCAGGTTTTATTTCGACCCATCCAAACGGCAAATATTTATATGTTGCTTCCAGTCCCACTGTTACTGTCCTAAGTTTTGATGGCAATACGGGACAAATGGGTTTTGTGGATTCCGTTTTTCATGGATTGAGTATCAATGGGACAGCAATCCATCCTAGTGGAAGTTTTTTCTATTTAGTCCATATCAATGAAGGTGAAATTTCTTGTTATACGGTGGAGCGAAATTCGGGGAAAATTTCGCTTTCCTCTAAACTATCTGGACTTGTTACAAACTTGCGTTATATGGTCATCGATCCAACCGGACGTTTCGCTTATGTGGCATATAACGGTGGAGATTTAAATCTATTCTCGATTAACCAAACCACTGGTGAACTCACTTTAATGGGGACAGTGAATCCAGGTTTTCCTCAATGGAATTTAACGTTTCTATAG